The window AATGATTTCGCGGAACTTGTCCTTGGCGGCCGCGTCGGGCGCATTGTTGTTGTACATGGCGCCGGTGATCCGCTCGCCTAGTCCGTTGAACCGCAGCATGTCGTCGCCGAATCCCATCGGCAGGAACGGCGTGAGAGACTTGTACTCATCGAATTCCGCGCCGACATTCTGGGCGAACAGGCTGAAGGCAACCCGAACCGACAGCGATTTTTCACGCCAGAGCTTTTGCAGGGCGGCGTAATGGCTGGGATAAATGCTGAAGCCGCCGGGATCCACGATCCCGGTCACGCCAAGACGATTGAGCTCCGTGAAGAACTGCCGGGTCCCGGCGACATTCTCTTCGAAATTCGGCCTCGGCAGCCGATCGAACAGCGCGGAGATACTGACAATGGAGCCGTTGAGCCAGCCCGTGGTGTCGCCCGACGCGGCCGTGATACCGGCCGGCAACTGATCCGCGGACATCCCGAGCGCTTGTTGCGCCTTCGGCGTCATCAGCACTGCCGAATAGAACAGCTGGATGTAAGCCGGATTGTCGGGAACGGCCGACATCACCTCGGCGAGCGCTGGCCGCCGCTTCTCCGCAAATTGCAATTCGCTCCAGCCACCGGCCACGATGATCCAGGCCGCCGGCCGCGCTTTTGCCGCCTGGCGCAAGCGTTCCATGGCCTCGGGAATCGTCTTTGCGCCGATCCAGTTGACCTCGGTCGCGTAGGTGAGGCCGGCGCGCACCGCGTGAATATGGGAATCGATCAATCCCGGAATGATGGTGCGTCCACCTGCGTCGACACGGCGCGTCGCGGGCCCGATCAGGCCTTCCATGGCATCGTTGCTGCCAATTGCGACGATCTTGCCGTCGCGGACTGCGAGCGCCTGCGCGATCGTCGATGCGGGATCCAGCGTCACGAGCTTTGCGTTCGTGACAACGAGGTCGGCCTTTTGTGCGTAAGCCAAACTGGCCCAGCACGAGATCAGCAAAATCGCCAGAAGCTTGCGCATCATCAGTCCCGAAATGAGAGAGGCCGAAGCGGCGCCACACATCCGCCGCCGGATGCGCCCGCGGACATCGCGTGTCGCAACGGGGAGTGTGGTGATCCTGACCGTGTCTGGCACCAACAAAATCGGCCGGTCCACCGGAAAATTTGGTGACGGCTCAAGCAGTTGATGTTACAGCCCGCCTTCTGCTGCCGACTATCGGGTACGTGCCGATAGCCACGGCATCGAGAAGATCGGAGATATGCTGCTCAAGAAGCTCGGTACCTGATCAGTTGAGCCGCCGCTCGATAAGGCGCTGCACCCAATGTTCAATTGTAGCGCTCGGGATTGTGACGCCGCCAAATGAAACGAACAGATCGGCGACCGCCTTTTCGACGGCGGGAGCGAGCGCGGACAGGGGCGTGTCGAGCGGGATCTCCACCTGCGCGGTGATCTGATCATCATGTGCCGTACCGCCCATGATCGTATCGAATGGATCGGCCCACCGCGAGAGCTGACGCCCGGCAAGTCCCTTCCAGCGAAATGCAAACGCGAGCGTCGTTTTATCTGGCTCCCAACCGAGTGCCTTCGCGTATGAAATACCGACGGCAATTGCTTCGGCAACGCGAATGATAGTTATGACTGGATCAAGCGCAGTTC of the Bradyrhizobium sp. WSM1417 genome contains:
- a CDS encoding amidohydrolase, producing the protein MRKLLAILLISCWASLAYAQKADLVVTNAKLVTLDPASTIAQALAVRDGKIVAIGSNDAMEGLIGPATRRVDAGGRTIIPGLIDSHIHAVRAGLTYATEVNWIGAKTIPEAMERLRQAAKARPAAWIIVAGGWSELQFAEKRRPALAEVMSAVPDNPAYIQLFYSAVLMTPKAQQALGMSADQLPAGITAASGDTTGWLNGSIVSISALFDRLPRPNFEENVAGTRQFFTELNRLGVTGIVDPGGFSIYPSHYAALQKLWREKSLSVRVAFSLFAQNVGAEFDEYKSLTPFLPMGFGDDMLRFNGLGERITGAMYNNNAPDAAAKDKFREIIRWAAKQGLTVTIHWQEDKSVHHLLDLYDEVNKETPLAPLRWSIAHLDNTSPETLARMKALGVGWTMQDAMYLGGDRIVAQAGEAARSMPPLVTALRIGVHVGAGTDAHRVASYNPFVALQWMLDGKTVGGLSTRGPDETPSREDALRLYTVGSAWFCFDETRRGTLETGKLADFAVLDRDFLSVPVEQIGATASLLTVVGGKIVYAAGAFASAK